One Ananas comosus cultivar F153 linkage group 23, ASM154086v1, whole genome shotgun sequence genomic window carries:
- the LOC109727825 gene encoding rop guanine nucleotide exchange factor 7-like gives MERLGEAIVGEGDCYSDSTEEECRGSSSSSENSLSGDLPQRLRRSEGSAEPSEELGWPMKKKSSSSDAVDGNEKIHEDDAGVEKQKRNVSEIEMMKERFSKLLLGEDMSGCGKGVCTALAISNAITNLCATIFGQLWRLEPLPPEKKSMWQREMEWLICVSDHIVEFLPTWQTFPDGSKLEVMTCRPRSDLYANLPALRKLDNMLLDVLDSFNEPEFWYVDQGISAPDCDGSASFRRAFHRRDEKWWLPVPRVPPGGLSESTKKQLQHKRECTNQILKAAMAINSNALAEIDVPESYIESLPKNGRASLGDLIYRYITSDQFFPECLLDCLDLSSEHHALEIANRVEASIYIWRRRTTNKPMNNTSRSSAKSSWGMVKDMIIDAEKIELLAERAEGLLLCLKQRFPGLTQTTLDMCKLQFNKDVGKSILESYSRVLESLASNIVARIDDLLYVDDLSRHTDQFSSIVHNKVITSSHSVPVSGTPFETAYATPSYSPALGISPIKGEKALLLNRKLSSRSFGVKKVLTEYLGVEVKGKNSNNTNTAEVSSLTLGFGASY, from the exons ATGGAGAGATTGGGAGAAGCCATTGTTGGGGAAGGAGATTGCTATAGCGATTCGACGGAGGAGGAGTGTCGCGGGAGCAGTTCGAGCTCGGAGAATTCGTTGAGCGGAGACCTCCCGCAGAGGCTTCGTCGATCGGAGGGGTCGGCGGAGCCGTCGGAGGAGTTGGGTTGGCCCATGAAGAAGAAAAGCTCGAGCTCGGATGCGGTGGATGGGAATGAGAAAATCCATGAGGATGATGCAGGAGTAGAGAAGCAGAAGCGAAATGTTTCAG AAATTGAGATGATGAAGGAGAGGTTCTCCAAATTGCTACTTGGAGAGGACATGTCGGGCTGCGGCAAGGGGGTGTGTACAGCATTGGCCATTTCAAATGCTATTACTAATCTTTgtg CAACAATATTTGGGCAATTGTGGAGGTTGGAGCCTCTTCCTCCCGAAAAAAAGTCAATGTGGCAAAGAGAAATGGAGTGGCTTATTTGTGTTAGTGATCACATAGTCGAATTTTTACCCACATGGCAAACATTTCCTGATGGAAGCAAGCTTGAG GTCATGACATGCAGACCGCGATCCGATTTATATGCAAACCTGCCTGCCCTTCGGAAATTAGACAACATGCTCCTT GATGTACTGGATAGTTTCAATGAACCAGAATTCTGGTACGTTGATCAAGGAATTTCTGCACCGGATTGCGATGGTTCGGCCTCCTTTCGAAGAGCTTTTCATCGCCGCGATGAGAAGTGGTGGCTGCCAGTACCCCGGGTGCCGCCTGGGGGTCTCAGTGAGAGTACAAAGAAGCAATTGCAGCACAAACGCGAGTGCACGAACCAGATTTTGAAGGCTGCCATGGCTATAAATAGCAATGCTTTGGCGGAAATTGATGTTCCCGAGTCGTATATTGAGTCCTTACCAAAG AATGGCAGAGCGAGCCTCGGTGACCTGATATACCGTTACATCACTTCCGATCAATTCTTTCCCGAATGCCTTCTCGATTGCCTCGATTTGTCCTCCGAACACCACGCTTTAGAAATTGCCAATCGTGTGGAGGCATCGATTTATATTTGGCGTCGGAGAACAACTAACAAGCCAATGAACAACACGAGCCGAAGTAGTGCTAAATCATCTTGGGGCATGGTGAAAGATATGATCATAGATGCAGAGAAAATTGAGTTGCTTGCCGAGAGAGCCGAGGGCCTCCTGCTTTGCTTGAAGCAAAGGTTCCCTGGGCTCACACAAACTACCTTGGATATGTGCAAACTCCAATTCAACAAG GACGTCGGAAAGTCCATCCTAGAAAGCTATTCACGAGTACTGGAAAGCCTTGCCTCTAACATTGTAGCTCGCATCGACGATCTGCTTTACGTAGATGACTTGAGTAGGCATACGGATCAGTTCTCCTCAATTGTTCACAACAAAGTTATCACTTCGTCGCACTCGGTGCCTGTCTCAGGCACTCCATTTGAAACTGCTTACGCTACCCCGAGCTACTCTCCCGCGCTGGGAATCAGTCCGATAAAAGGAGAGAAGGCACTTTTGCTCAATAGGAAACTGAGTAGTCGCAGTTTTGGAGTGAAGAAAGTTTTGACAGAATATCTGGGTGTCGAGGTGAAGGGAAAGAACAGCAACAATACTAACACAGCTGAGGTATCATCGCTAACTTTAGGGTTTGGAGCTTCTTACTGA
- the LOC109727826 gene encoding uncharacterized protein LOC109727826 gives MKTNNSMKFLCLLVLFAAITAVTEITKADAAGECGKVPPDRMALRLAPCIAATQDPQAQVSDSCCSQIQKLGQNPSCLCAVMLSNTAKIVGVKPDVAITIPKRCNLVDRPIGYKCGAYTVP, from the exons ATGAAGACTAATAACAGTATGAAGTTCCTCTGCCTTCTTGTTCTCTTTGCTGCCATTACGGCTGTAACAGAAATTACGAAGGCCGACGCGGCTGGGGAGTGTGGTAAGGTCCCGCCAGACCGAATGGCCCTACGCTTGGCCCCGTGCATCGCCGCAACACAGGATCCGCAGGCCCAGGTCTCAGATAGCTGCTGCTCTCAGATTCAGAAGTTGGGCCAAAATCCTAGTTGCCTATGTGCTGTTATGCTGTCGAATACCGCGAAAATCGTAGGGGTTAAGCCGGACGTCGCGATAACTATTCCTAAGCGCTGCAACCTTGTAGACCGTCCCATCGGTTACAAATGCGGAG CATATACTGTACCTTGA
- the LOC109728279 gene encoding 26S proteasome non-ATPase regulatory subunit 14 homolog, with protein MDSRLQRIFGAGGMGHPPTDTPLLDSSEQVYISSLALLKMLKHGRAGVPMEVMGLMLGEFVDEYTVRVVDVFAMPQSGTGVSVEAVDHVFQTNMLDMLKQTGRPEMVVGWYHSHPGFGCWLSGVDINTQQSFEALNPRAVAVVVDPIQSVKGKVVIDAFRLINPQTMMLGQEPRQTTSNVGHLNKPSIQALIHGLNRHYYSIAINYRKNELEEKMLLNLHKKKWTDGLMLRRFDAHSKTNEQTVQEMLNLAVKYNKAVQEEDELPPEKLAIANVGRQDAKKHLEEHVSNLMSSNIVQTLGTMLDTVVF; from the exons ATGGATAGTCGTCTCCAACGGATCTTCGGAGCTGGGGGGATGGGGCACCCACCCACCGACACACCCCTCCTCGACTCCTCCGAGCAGGTCtacatctcctccctcgccctccTCAAGATGCTCAAGCACG GTAGGGCGGGTGTGCCGATGGAGGTGATGGGGCTGATGCTGGGGGAGTTCGTGGACGAGTACACGGTGCGCGTGGTCGACGTCTTCGCCATGCCGCAGAGCGGGACCGGCGTCAGCGTCGAGGCCGTCGATCACGTCTTCCAGACCAACATGCTCGACATGCTCAAGCAGACCGGAAG ACCGGAAATGGTGGTGGGATGGTACCACTCACATCCTGGCTTTGGTTGTTGGCTCTCTGGTGTTGACATAAATACGCAACAG aGTTTTGAAGCATTGAATCCCAGAGCAGTTGCAGTTGTGGTAGACCCAATCCAGAGTGTTAAGGGCAAAGTAGTCATTGATGCTTTTCGGTTGATCAACCCTCAGACAATGATGCTCGGCCAAGAGCCTCGCCAAACTACATCTAATGTTGGACACCTCAACAAACCATCAATTCAG GCATTGATTCATGGGTTGAACCGGCATTATTATTCTATTGCCATAAATTATCGGAAAAATGAACTGGAGGAAAAGATGTTGCTGAACCTGCACAAAAAGAAGTGGACTGACGGTCTAATGCTGCGGCGGTTTGATGCGCATTCCAAGACCAACGAACAAACTGTGCAG GAAATGCTGAATTTAGCTGTTAAATACAACAAAGCGGTGCAGGAAGAAGATGAGCTGCCACCTGAGAAGCTTGCCATTGCTAACGTCGGCCGGCAGGATGCAAAGAAGCATCTGGAAGAGCACGTATCGAACCTGATGTCCTCTAACATAGTGCAGACTCTGGGTACTATGCTCGATACTGTCGTGTTTTAG
- the LOC109727805 gene encoding transcription elongation factor B polypeptide 1 translates to MKKEDTVKLISAEGFEFVVDKKAAMVSQTIRNMLTSPGGFAETQLGEVTFPEISTPILEKICQYFYWSLQYASGKETEFHIEPEITLELMMAANYLHT, encoded by the exons ATGAAGAAGGAGGACACGGTGAAGCTCATCAGCGCCGAGGGTTTCGAGTTCGTCGTCGACAAGAAGGCCGCCATGGTCTCCCAGACCATCCGCAACATGCTCACCTCTCCAG GAGGATTCGCGGAGACGCAGCTCGGCGAGGTGACGTTTCCCGAGATCAGCACCCCGATCCTCGAGAAGATCTGCCAATATTTCTATTGGTCTCTTCAATACGCCAG TGGAAAggaaacagagtttcatattgAACCTGAAATAACTCTGGAGCTGATGATGGCTGCTAATTATCTCCATACCTAA
- the LOC109728198 gene encoding BEL1-like homeodomain protein 9 — protein MSAATGGYGGGGIGGDELFQPQQHQHQHQHQQHQQNRGGGGQMYHVPQHSRREKLRFPPEESPPTSLLLLHDPHAARPPPPPPPPQQQQFYPPNLFSTSSSSTSHDPSSFGFGTPPSAQFVPASHASFPHVYHHHPHYHHHHHHHHHQIPPLPLPLPLPLQQQQGFSLSLSSSSSNPPRGVPVSAGPCGPFTGYAAVLNRSRFLGPAQQLLEEVCHVGRRAGVGDGGGGGDGSGDEGGLLDMDPSETISAVDRGSDGGQEGPIAAGVEQQWKKTRLISLMEEVSKRYKQYYQQVHAVITSFESVAGLSTAAPYASMALKAMSKHFKCLKSMISNQLRQTNKVLGKEGINKEDISSFGLVSGGICLQRANNMGNFGQPHVWRPQRGLPERAVAVLRAWLFEHFLHPYPTDTDKQMLAKQTGLTRNQVSNWFINARVRLWKPMVEEIHNLEMRQSQKLPSADNDQSGIQQSHQPSDSSSNPSGHSGGIDKNHNSTSKCIQSDVSQIPNSNIHEPINFVYDGLNSQQHIGVGVGLNGGNGGGVSLTLGLHQNNRVCLAEPLPLTMVHRFGLEDCNEAYMMGSFEGQDRQFSKDISGHLLHDFVG, from the exons ATGTCCGCGGCCACCGGAGGGTACGGCGGTGGCGGCATCGGCGGCGACGAGCTTTTCCAACCGCagcagcaccagcaccagcaccagcaccagcagCACCAGCAAAACCGCGGCGGCGGTGGGCAGATGTATCACGTGCCCCAACACAGCCGCCGCGAGAAACTGCGCTTCCCACCGGAGGAATCTCCCCCCACCTCTCTTCTGTTACTCCACGATCCCCACGCCGCGcgtcccccgccgccgccgccgccgccgcagcagcagcagttctATCCCCCGAACTTGTTCTCGACGTCGTCTTCCTCTACCTCTCACGATCCCAGCAGCTTCGGGTTTGGTACGCCTCCCTCCGCCCAATTCGTGCCCGCGAGCCACGCGTCCTTCCCCCACGTGTATCATCATCACCCTCActatcatcatcaccatcatcatcatcatcatcagatcccgccgctgccgctgccgctgccgctgccgctgcagcagcagcaagggTTTTCGCTATCGctctcctcgtcgtcgtcgaacCCGCCACGTGGCGTGCCCGTGAGCGCAGGGCCGTGTGGGCCGTTCACGGGCTACGCCGCGGTGCTGAACCGGTCCCGGTTCCTCGGCCCGGCCCAGCAGCTTCTAGAAGAGGTGTGCCACGTGGGGCGCCGAGCGGGTGTAggggacggaggaggaggaggagatgggagTGGCGATGAAGGAGGGCTTCTCGATATGGATCCGTCGGAGACGATATCGGCCGTCGATCGCGGATCGGACGGTGGCCAGGAGGGCCCGATCGCTGCGGGGGTTGAGCAGCAGTGGAAGAAGACGAGGCTTATCTCTTTGATGGAGGAG GTCTCCAAAAGATACAAGCAGTACTACCAGCAGGTGCACGCAGTTATCACATCGTTTGAATCCGTAGCAGGACTAAGTACCGCTGCCCCATATGCATCAATGGCCCTAAAAGCAATGTCAAAGCACTTTAAGTGTTTAAAGAGCATGATATCTAACCAGTTACGCCAAACAAATAAGGTTCTTGGGAAAGAAGGCATAAATAAAGAAGATATTTCGAGCTTTGGTCTTGTAAGTGGTGGTATATGTCTCCAAAGGGCGAATAATATGGGAAATTTTGGTCAGCCCCATGTCTGGCGACCCCAAAGAGGGCTTCCTGAACGTGCTGTGGCTGTTCTTCGTGCATGGCTATTCGAACACTTCTTGCACCC GTATCCGACAGACACTGACAAGCAGATGCTGGCTAAACAGACAGGTTTAACGAGAAACCAG GTCTCGAATTGGTTTATTAATGCGAGAGTTAGACTATGGAAGCCAATGGTTGAAGAAATACACAATCTCGAGATGCGCCAGTCTCAGAAACTTCCATCAGCCGATAATGACCAAAGCGGCATTCAGCAATCCCACCAGCCATCAGATTCCAGCTCAAACCCCTCAGGACATAGTGGCGGCATCGATAAGAATCATAATTCTACATCCAAATGCATTCAAAGTGATGTTTCCCAAATACCCAATAGTAACATCCACGAGCCTATCAACTTTGTATACGATGGACTGAACAGCCAACAGCATATTGGAGTCGGTGTTGGCCTTAACGGAGGAAATGGCGGCGGTGTTTCTCTTACACTAGGCCTCCACCAAAACAATCGGGTTTGCTTAGCTGAGCCACTTCCGTTGACCATGGTTCATCGCTTTGGCCTCGAGGATTGCAACGAAGCTTACATGATGGGTTCGTTCGAAGGGCAAGATCGGCAGTTCTCAAAGGATATTAGCGGTCATTTACTTCATGATTTTGTTGGGTGA
- the LOC109728222 gene encoding extensin-1, giving the protein MRTMLWLLVVAMLWEGSLSHSTVSSTSYPPYYANSPPPPPPPHYAQPPPHLSPPSPHYSSPPPLPHYARPPPPPLSYYTQLPPPPHYSSPPPPYSPPHFSPPPPPHHVQPPPQHRHPPPAPPPPPPPPYHKPPPSHKHPPPHRVHPPPPHHRHLSPPHRHRHPPPHHVYPPPQQNQPPPPQLTYPPPHHAYPPPEQRQPPTHHNYPPPQQRQPPPHHNYPPPQQRQPPPQHAYPPPTHYSSQPPPPHLYLNPPPPPPPPQGYALPVYVKSPPPPSPHL; this is encoded by the coding sequence ATGAGAACCATGCTGTGGTTACTAGTAGTGGCAATGCTGTGGGAGGGCTCACTCTCTCATAGCACTGTTTCTTCCACATCCTATCCACCTTATTATGCTAACTCcccgccaccgccaccaccaccgcATTATGCGCAACCGCCACCGCATTTGTCGCCTCCGTCACCGCACTATTCGTCGCCACCACCGCTCCCGCATTACGCAcggccgccaccgccaccactATCGTATTACACGCAACTGCCACCGCCACCGCACTATTCGTCACCGCCACCGCCATATTCACCCCCGCATTTctcaccgccgccgccaccccaCCACGTCCAACCGCCTCCACAGCACCGAcatccgccgccggcgccgccgccgccgccgccgccgccttatCATAAACCACCACCATCCCACAAGCACCCGCCACCGCACAGAGTACATCCACCGCCGCCACACCACCGACACCTGTCACCCCCTCATAGGCACCGACACCCGCCACCTCATCATGTTTACCCGCCACCTCAGCAGAATCAGCCGCCACCACCTCAGCTTACTTATCCACCACCTCATCATGCTTATCCGCCACCTGAGCAGAGACAGCCGCCAACTCATCATAATTATCCGCCACCTCAGCAGAGACAGCCGCCACCTCATCATAATTATCCGCCACCTCAGCAGAGACAGCCGCCACCTCAGCATGCTTATCCGCCACCGACGCACTATTCATCACAGCCCCCACCACCTCACCTCTACTTgaatccgccgccgccgccgccgccaccgcagggATACGCACTGCCAGTGTACGTGAAatcgccaccgccgccgtcgccgcatCTGTAG